A window of the Cystobacter fuscus genome harbors these coding sequences:
- the rsmD gene encoding 16S rRNA (guanine(966)-N(2))-methyltransferase RsmD, which produces MRIVAGSAKGRALAGPKATSKHIRPTADRVRETLFNVLGQWLEGQRVLDLYAGTGALGLEAVSRGAKGVVLVDSDREALALCRANTDTLGFAARVEVLAQPVARALETLGRRGDRFQLIFADPPYAARVVETVLEGLSAHQLLAEGGTVVIEHDKREPAPEAHAGFTQVDQRRFGDTLVSLFRVA; this is translated from the coding sequence ATGCGGATCGTTGCGGGCAGTGCGAAGGGACGGGCCCTGGCGGGCCCCAAGGCGACCTCCAAACATATCCGCCCCACGGCGGATCGCGTGCGCGAGACGCTCTTCAACGTGCTCGGCCAGTGGTTGGAAGGGCAGCGGGTGTTGGACCTGTACGCCGGGACGGGGGCGCTGGGCCTGGAGGCCGTGTCGCGCGGGGCCAAGGGCGTGGTGCTGGTGGACTCGGACCGCGAGGCCCTGGCGCTGTGCCGCGCCAACACCGACACCCTGGGCTTCGCGGCCCGGGTGGAGGTGCTCGCCCAGCCGGTGGCGCGCGCCCTGGAGACGCTCGGCCGCAGGGGAGACCGCTTCCAGCTCATCTTCGCCGACCCGCCCTACGCGGCGCGTGTGGTGGAGACGGTGCTGGAGGGACTCTCGGCCCACCAACTACTCGCCGAGGGGGGCACCGTGGTCATCGAGCACGACAAGCGCGAGCCCGCGCCCGAGGCCCACGCGGGCTTCACCCAGGTGGATCAGCGCCGGTTCGGCGACACTTTGGTGAGCCTGTTCCGCGTTGCTTGA
- the coaD gene encoding pantetheine-phosphate adenylyltransferase, which produces MRIAIYPGSFDPLTNGHLSIIHRALQMFDRVIVAVAVNPKKTPLFTEEERKALIREACPDPRVEVDAFHGLLVEYAKARGVNVLLRGLRAVSDFEYEFQLANMNRKLAPGVETVFMMTGEDYFYVSSNLVREVALFGGDVEGLVPPGVFQALRAKYTKK; this is translated from the coding sequence ATGCGTATCGCCATCTATCCTGGCTCGTTCGATCCACTGACCAACGGGCATCTGAGCATCATCCATCGTGCGCTGCAGATGTTCGATCGGGTGATCGTCGCCGTGGCGGTGAACCCGAAGAAGACACCGCTGTTCACCGAGGAGGAGCGCAAGGCGCTCATCCGCGAGGCCTGTCCGGACCCGCGCGTGGAGGTGGATGCCTTCCATGGCCTGCTGGTGGAGTACGCCAAGGCGCGTGGGGTGAACGTGCTGCTGCGCGGCCTGCGGGCCGTGTCGGACTTCGAATACGAGTTCCAGCTCGCGAACATGAACCGCAAGCTCGCCCCCGGCGTGGAGACGGTCTTCATGATGACGGGCGAGGACTATTTCTACGTGTCGTCGAACCTGGTGCGCGAGGTGGCGCTGTTCGGCGGAGACGTGGAGGGGCTGGTGCCTCCCGGGGTCTTCCAGGCCCTGCGCGCCAAGTACACGAAGAAGTAG